GCGCGCTCTGCGAACCTCTTATAGGCGTGAGTGCGGCCGCGCTTCTGCGCCGTCTCCGCCAAACGTCGTTCCAAAGCGGCACTCTCTTCCAAAGATCGCAGTGCGACCCACAGCGAGCGCTCCACGTCTTCATCATTGGCCTGGAACATGCCTTCGGGCGAATACGAATGTCCAACGCGGCATTCGAAGCATATATCTCCGTTTTCCTCCACTTCCCAGATGGTGCCGTGACAATCGGGACAGGTGAACGGAGTTTGCGTGCGTTTCTTTTGCGTCTTTTTCTTGTGGTTAGAACGATGAGCCATCGGTTTGGCCTCCACTCCGGCGAGGCGGTTGATGATGTTGGCAATTTCCGTCAGGGGCACACAGTAATCGGGCTGCACTTGCTCGAGCGCACTCTTCGGCATGGAGGCCACTTCGGCGTCATCTGGGCTTTGTATGATGGTCGTGCCGCCGGCGTTATGAATCGCGAGCAGCCCGGAGCTGCCGTCGTCCAGAAATCCGGTGAGCACCACACCGACTACGCGCTCCCCAAAATGGCGCGCCGCAGTTCGAAACAGCAGATCGATTGCCGGCCGATGGCGGTTGTGCCGCGGCCCGTTCACCACGCGTACTTCATTGCCTTCCAGCAGCAGATGGCGATCGGGAGCCGCTACATAA
This genomic interval from Terriglobales bacterium contains the following:
- a CDS encoding chemotaxis protein CheB; the protein is MHDIVVIGASAGGIGALKEITSGLSADLDAAIFVVVHVSPDSSGLLANILNRRSKIPAHQAEDGEAIRPGRIYVAAPDRHLLLEGNEVRVVNGPRHNRHRPAIDLLFRTAARHFGERVVGVVLTGFLDDGSSGLLAIHNAGGTTIIQSPDDAEVASMPKSALEQVQPDYCVPLTEIANIINRLAGVEAKPMAHRSNHKKKTQKKRTQTPFTCPDCHGTIWEVEENGDICFECRVGHSYSPEGMFQANDEDVERSLWVALRSLEESAALERRLAETAQKRGRTHAYKRFAERATERTHHAAVLREVLLGSKRRQSEAEGTEEETTEQVEQVS